A window of Hymenobacter aerilatus contains these coding sequences:
- a CDS encoding DoxX family protein, with amino-acid sequence MSVKTKKILSWVLSGLLAFGFIAAGGSKLAGVPEQLQNLQSWGYPEWFRFPIGLGEIALGIGLLVPASRLLTLYAVFIWAAVAAITHLQAGQAAMLGGPIAFAVLALLNLLVWRSVASEQTKLA; translated from the coding sequence ATGAGTGTCAAGACCAAAAAAATACTGAGCTGGGTGCTGTCCGGGCTGTTAGCCTTTGGATTTATCGCCGCCGGGGGTAGCAAGCTGGCGGGCGTGCCCGAGCAGTTACAAAATCTGCAGAGTTGGGGCTACCCAGAGTGGTTCCGCTTCCCCATTGGCCTAGGCGAAATAGCCTTGGGTATCGGGCTGCTGGTGCCAGCCAGTCGCTTGCTCACGCTCTATGCGGTATTCATCTGGGCTGCCGTTGCTGCCATCACGCACTTGCAGGCTGGGCAGGCCGCTATGCTGGGCGGGCCCATTGCTTTCGCCGTGCTGGCCCTGCTCAACCTGCTAGTGTGGCGTTCCGTGGCGTCCGAGCAAACCAAGCTGGCATAA
- a CDS encoding pirin family protein has translation MASTVFHPATTRMHGNSGWLDAHRSFLPSGASEPSRQSFGALLILNDDTVMGGTGFGMHAHRNAEIMTLLLEGALEHADTLGNKGVINVNELQIISAGSGISHSEKNHSATAPVHFLQIWLTTDQPEATPYYDQVSFDTASHPDSFVQVVSPHAGQAGVQVRQQAWLHVGTLTPGVATTYAVKRPGNGVYAFVLEGNVRIGNQQLGAYDALGIWNTTQLTVEALSPAKVLLIDVPM, from the coding sequence ATGGCATCCACTGTTTTTCATCCAGCCACCACCCGAATGCACGGTAACTCCGGTTGGCTTGACGCCCACCGCAGCTTCCTCCCCAGCGGGGCTTCCGAGCCATCGCGCCAGTCTTTCGGGGCCTTACTTATTCTCAACGACGATACCGTAATGGGCGGCACTGGATTCGGCATGCACGCGCACCGGAACGCCGAAATCATGACCCTGCTACTGGAAGGTGCCCTGGAGCACGCCGATACGCTCGGCAATAAAGGGGTTATTAACGTCAATGAGCTGCAAATTATAAGCGCAGGCTCGGGTATTTCGCACAGCGAAAAAAACCATAGCGCGACGGCCCCCGTGCACTTCCTGCAAATCTGGCTGACCACCGACCAACCCGAGGCCACTCCGTACTACGACCAGGTGTCGTTTGATACGGCTTCCCACCCCGATTCCTTTGTGCAAGTGGTGTCCCCCCATGCCGGGCAGGCCGGCGTGCAAGTGCGGCAGCAGGCTTGGCTGCACGTGGGCACCCTTACGCCCGGTGTGGCGACTACCTACGCGGTGAAGCGACCCGGCAACGGCGTGTACGCTTTCGTGCTGGAAGGAAACGTGCGCATTGGCAACCAGCAATTAGGAGCCTACGACGCCCTAGGTATCTGGAATACAACCCAACTCACGGTCGAGGCCCTGAGCCCGGCCAAAGTGCTGCTCATTGACGTGCC